One genomic region from Apteryx mantelli isolate bAptMan1 chromosome 7, bAptMan1.hap1, whole genome shotgun sequence encodes:
- the ATOH7 gene encoding transcription factor ATOH7, which translates to MRVCETKAASNMKTCKSSHLDSGLELDVQCRSGPGCVVKCSSERMENAAKRRLAANARERRRMQGLNTAFDRLRKVVPQWGQDKKLSKYETLQMALSYIMALTRILAEAERYSTEREWINLHCEHFRPESYHQYMGQKMATDSDSYAQRLISYHPEHFQIAN; encoded by the coding sequence atgcgtgtgtgtgaaACTAAAGCTGCATCAAATATGAAAACCTGTAAATCCAGTCATTTGGATTCAGGTTTAGAATTGGACGTCCAGTGCAGAAGCGGACCGGGCTGTGTAGTGAAATGCAGTTCAGAAAGGATGGAGAATGCTGCAAAGAGAAGACTGGCTGCCAATGCCAGGGAGCGGAGACGGATGCAAGGACTGAACACTGCCTTTGATCGTTTGAGAAAGGTAGTTCCGCAGTGGGGTCAAGATAAAAAACTCTCCAAGTATGAGACCCTTCAGATGGCTTTAAGTTATATCATGGCTCTCACTAGAATACTTGCTGAAGCAGAAAGATACAGTACTGAAAGAGAATGGATTAATCTTCACTGTGAACACTTCCGTCCGGAGAGCTACCACCAATATATGGGACAAAAAATGGCAACCGACAGTGATTCTTATGCACAGAGGCTAATCAGCTATCATCCTGAACACTTTCAGATAGCTAATTAG